Within the Chlorocebus sabaeus isolate Y175 chromosome 7, mChlSab1.0.hap1, whole genome shotgun sequence genome, the region tgcaacctctgcctcctgggttcaagcgattctcctgcctcagcctctcgaatagctgagattacatacgcctgccaccatgcctagctaatttttgtatgtttagtagagacggggtttctccatgttggtcaagctggtctcaaactcctgaccttaggtcctcaggtgatctgcctgcctaggcctcccaaagtgctcatattacaggcatgagccactgcacctgacctagagcattttttatattgtacacaataactttttttaatggagatgctTTATTTTCAagcataaaagtagaaaaaagtaaaaggaagaatgGAACAAGAACttttgaaaattatgttttcacAAGAAAAAGCTGCTTATAGATTTTGCTCACGTAATTCCCAACTATAATAATTCAGTCCTTTAAGAGTACTTAAAAACATATTCCAAATGTGTTTGCTTATTCACAGTGAAATATTTGGTGATGAATCAGAGGTAGTCCAAACAATGACCAGAATTCATTAGCTAACATTCATGGTGAATGTGTTTAATCACCAAGCGGTTATGGATTCAGTATCTAAGACTGATTATCCTGTCAGGCTGCCTCCCAGAACGTTTAAAATCAAGCCGCTCTGCTGTTTTGTCAGAAGATACGTGGCTGCTTATGCATGTCCATGATTTACACACGCACACGTATTTGCTAATGAGACATACAACAGAGCAAACTGAAGTTACTCCTTTCCCTAATCTATAGTATCTATTAACTCTTtagttttaaacaaagaaaaaccgTATTTTATATGCCTGTGACGCTTACATCATATAGTATAGGGAGTATGTCCCAAACTAATCTGTTCCAACAGgtataagaaaaatacaacaatataTGTTTAAAAGTTACATGCACTGAAGGCAAAAAAGATAATCCCATATGGTTTAGATTTTCCATAGGAGAATACAGTTGAAGCAAGCTCTCCGGTgataatattcaaataatttatgtaaattagAATGGTCAAATGTTTCTGTCTTTGCAATCCAACTGGATGTTAGTATAGGTACTTAAATTATGGAATGCTTATAATTGCACAGCATTCCAGTAACTGATAGAAGAAAAGACAATGATAGATGCTGATCCTTATTCCACATCAAATGGCCTTGCATAGACTTTGCCTAACCAGAGCCTCAGATCCCACTGAGTGCTTTTAAAAAGGGGCATTATTCCCTGTTATAACACAGATACTATTTTTGGCCTCACAAAACCTCCAGCCTAGGCAGTGAAATCCTAGCTATAGACAAGTGCAAATAATCCTAGAATTTGCAAATATGCCACAGAAAATATCGTTATCTCTTTTATGTCAACCCTCACATCACCACTAGTACTCCCATAGGCAGAGGGGAGACTGGCAAAGATTCTTTACCCTGGAAACAAGTGATTCTGACAGACTGCAGATACTTGCCTCAATACAGGTTGACAGCTCCTTAATACAGCTTAGCAGATTTCATGAAAAAGCCTGCTTccgggtcgggcgcagtggctcacacctgtaatcccagcacttcgggaggccgaggtggatggatcccgaggtcaagagatcgagaccatcctggccaacatgataaaaccccgtctctattaaaaatacacacacacaaaaaatagctgagctggtggcacacacctgaagtcctagctactcgggaggctgaggcaggagaattgcttcaacctggaaggcagaggttgcagtgagccaagattgcgccactgcactccagtctggtgacagagcgaggctctgtttcaaaaagaaaaaaagaaaaagataaagtcgCTTCCTTGAATAAGCAGCAATTCTCCAGTGATACTACACGATGCTACCCAGGCACCCACTAGTACAGTGCAACAGTCATTTGATAAGTCCTAATCTAATGGTCATGAAAGAGTTAATCTTCCAAACAGActacaaaataatttgtacactgATAATATCAAGCACAACTGATTACATATCCGAGTTTTTCCAGAGGAAAAAACACAGAGCTAAGGACGCTCTACTTACTGATATCACAGTGAGGAACCAGAGAAAATACCCCGAATGATATGAGACTTCTACATGGGGACTCTAGTAGGGGAAACCTGGGTCTCTACTTTGATCTTTATGAGTTGCTGTTCCACTGGCAATATTTTGACTATCTGATGGTAgtaaaaaatcatttcaatattttaaagttacattCTTGATTTTCAGGTGAGATACTCTTGGCAATATTTTAAAGGGCACAGTTTTCTATTCACTATGTTTGCTGACATACAGTTCAAATATAGTACaacatagaaataaagaaataaaattccataAAGAACAAAGGAATCATATTGCAACATAGTAATTCATACCAAGCATCAAGAAAAGAGTATAAAATAAACTGCAAAAAGCATTTAGTTGAGCatggttaattttttaagtttcagtTATCTGAAATTTGGAACACTGGCCTACATATTATCTTTactatttaaatttgattttgatAAGAACTCAGGACTTTTACACATAAATGACTTGGGTAAAGTTTTGGAGacaacttacacacacacacacaccccctccaaCAATGACAAACATAATTTGGTGTTTTCCAAATATGCTCAATGAAGAGAATCATTAGCAAATATATCCAGATAACTTTTTGTCTTATGTATATAGTTGCAAATCAGCAATTTATTCCAGTATGTGACAGCTTTgctacagacttttaaaatacaagaaaacatggTTATAATCTGTAGCAAAACACTTGATATAACATACCTCACAGTAGTCTCAAATAACCATTTGGGGTAAACTTCCGCCAAAGTTTATGAAACCATAGTTTTGCAATGCATTTTTTCTTCGCTCAGACTTTCAGTACTATTAGGGCAgtgaaattctaaaatgaattatTGAAGAACATTGTTTTGCAGTATCTATAAAAGAAAAGCTATCTGGTTTCAGTTATTTACTTGCACAACTAAAGTGTCAATCTAGAACACATTCAGCACCATATCAAAAAGTCTACAGCAACTTGATCCTTTGTCATTTTTAACTGAGCTCATTTGACaaattaatgaattaacagagatcAATTCAAAACAGCTGCTCAGTGACACAATAATAACAAGCCAAATGtctaataaagttaaataaaatcgTATACATAGCTACTGCTTTAAGGTCTCAGGGTAATTGACATGTGAATAAGAGCTCTGTAATATAATTtagttctttattaattttttagttCTATTAATTATTAGTTCTGTAATATAACTTAGTTCTGTAATAtaaattagttcttttttttttctgaggtggagtctcattctgtagcccgaGTTGGAATGCactggtacgatcttggctcaccacagcctctccctccagggctcaagggattctcctgcctcagtctcctgagtagctgggattacaggtgtgcaccaccacacccggctaattttttgtattttattagagatgggatttcatcatgttgcccagggtggtcttgaactcctgatctgcccgtctcagcctcccaaaaggctgggattacaggtgtgagcaactgtgcccagcctataatttAGTTCTTTATCTGGTTGTATGCACACCTTGTAGTATAGAGCAGCAAACGTTTATGATCTACCCAATGCTAACTCTGCCAACTGAAAAGTTTGTGGTGTTGGTTGTGGTTGTGATTGTTGATGAGCCATTAACTGATTTATGTTCAGCCTTTCCCTCTGTAATAAGAGGCACTCATCCCACTTTCATTGTTTgtttcatttacaaaaaaaaaaaaaaaaaaaaaaattgttccatttgctcatttataaataaaattctttattcatttttctgctAGAAATCTTCAAAAAGTGAAGAAGAATGCAATTACCCCTTTTGTGGCACTCATTGACAATAAAAGTTTGCACACTCCTTCCCCTGAATGCAGTCAGCAGCTCACTCTCACCCCAGCCCTGAACCACATTCCTCAGTTAACATGTAACTCTCTATACATTCTGTACTTCTCTTGACTGGTAGAATTGGAGGTGTTTACAAAGCTGACAGTACATTAGTTCAGAAACTATGACAGCAACCGGGTAAAGCTGGAAGGTTCCTCCACCACCCGGCTTTTCTAGACATCTGTCAACAGGAAAGCAACAGGAAAGGAGCGAAGCCTTGAGTAGCGTGTGCATCTGGCGGGGAATGCGGTGCCGTTTAAACGGAGTCCACCTTTACTAGATTATTTTTGGTCGTCAGTGGAGACGGCTTGCATTTAACCCTATCGGCCACGTCGTTAGAGCTATCCACAAAGAGCATCCTGGCTGTACAGAGCGAGACTATAATTCTTCTGTACTCCTTCCTGAAATTTTGGTTCAGTAGCCCGTATATAATGGCATTGAGGCAGCTGTTGAAATAGGCCATGTAGTAACTCGCCACAAACAGCCACTCTGGGATCCTAGGCACCATGCTGGCGGGGTCAGAGGCCACGGCCAGGCCAATGAAGTTCAGAGGGGCCCAGCAAATGgcaaaaaggacaaaaaccacaaacATGGTGACAAAATTCCTGAAGTCCTGTGGTTTCAGCCTGGGTTTGCGGTCAGGTTTCACCCTCTGTCTGACCTGGAGAACCAGGATCCATATTCTCAGGTAACAGAAGATGACAATGATCATGGGGACGAGGAAGTGGAAAACCACCACGGCGATGGTGTAGGCAGAGCTGACGGACTGTGCGAAGGTGCACGAGTAGATCCTCGGGTCGTACTGGAGAGTCCCGGCACGGAGGTTGGGCAGGACAGCCACCAGCGTCAGGAGCCATATGAGGAGCACGTAGCAGAAGGAGTTCTTGCTGCTGTACAGTTTGTCGTACTTGAGACTGTGGCAGATGTAGCAGTAGCGGTTGATGGCAATGCCGGTGATGTTGAATATCGAGCCGATGACACTCAGGCCCATCAGGAACCCACTGATTTGGCAGTGCAGATACCCCAGGTTCCACCCGTTGTTAAATATCGATGTCAGCACCAACGGGTACGGATAAACAGCCACCACCAGGTCTGCCACCGCTAAGCTCACCACAAAGATGTTTCCTGAAAGAGAAACGTTTAGAAAATACAGTGAATACCAGTTCACACTGGGTTTTCTGTTACAATCGTTAAAGAAGGAGCTGCTTCTGCCTGCAGCTCTAATGACCTGAGGTCACAGCCGCTGCCGCACTGCAAATGAACTGGAGGCCATTTCACAGGAAGCCGGCCCACTGCTGCTCCTGACATATCAAACCCACTGTTCACACGTTCCCGCCTCCCCAGAACAGGCCCTGTTCCCTGTTCCCTGTTCCAAACTGCTGTCTTTCAAACCCTTcagtttctcatctctaaaaagtcCTGAGATCAGAATACTTGCATTCCATCTGTTGTTCTAGAGCCTTCTACATCACCTGAGCAATCTCATATGATGTTATTTCTCAAGCCAGCCACAGCTTCCTTAAGTTCAAGTCTTCATTCCCTCTGTAGTCCTTCAGCAGCTCCCAAGAGGCCTCTAGCTTCTGTTCTCGCTGATCCCACAGCGCGGGAGTTACGATCAAGAGGGCTGTGTCATCAACCGCCTTGATGAGAACATGGCTTCACTCCTTACCAACTGTCCAACCGGGGCGCGTTACTTGACCTCCCCAAGCTTCTGCCTCCTCTCCTAGATGATGGGATAATGAGCATCTTCCTCTTAGGGCTGCGGTGAGCATGACAGGAGACTATCTGTGGCGAGTGCCATGCACCGTGTCTTACACCAGAGAAATGTTCTTATTCTACAACTCCCTCACCTTGAACCAAAGGAAAATGCAGAAATTCACCTAGATTTTATAAAGAACTTATGTTACAAAACTTAAACCCTAAATAGTCTAACTATTAATTTTCTCAATTAACATAGCAACACATatttaattacagaaaaaaaaaactctggtcacttttttatttttatttatttattttgtgaccgagtcttgttctgtcacccagtctggagtgcaatgatctgatcttggctcaccctaacctccacctccagggctcatcctcccacttcagcctcccaaatagtggggaccacaagtgcacaccaccacacccagctggtttttgtatttttgtagagattgggttttgccattttgtccaggctggcctcaaacgcctgggctcaggccatccacccacctcagcctcccaaagtgctgggatggcaggtgtgATACATTGCTCCCAGCTACGTTAGTCAAATTTTATGAGATGTTCTGCAAATATGGTTTTTCCCTTTTGCGGCTCTTCTGCCTTTGTTTCTTACTATTCCTTCTGCCTCGAATGGCTCCTCACAGCAACGTTCTAAATGCTACCCGTTCTCCCACGTCTACCTCAAATAGAAATGCCGAGGCCTTTGCTCGTTTGCCCACCTAGAGGTAAGAGCTTCCTCCTTTGAAGGGTCTTAAACCACTTTATACTGCTTTTTACTCAggttaaattataataaattcaaTTCAGTTTAcatattaaatgcatatatttggtGCTGGGGAAACAGGAATTGAGAGACAGGAAAAGCCAAAAAAATTACACTAAagtggccaggagcggtggctcacacctgtaatcacagcactttgccgggccgaggtgggtgggtcaaaagtcaggagttcaggaccagcctggtcaacacggtgaaaccccgtctctactaaaaatacaaaaattagctgggcgtggtgacaggcgcctgtaatcccagctacttgggaggctgagccaggagaattgcttgaacccgggaggcagaggttacagtgagcagagattgagccactgcactctagcctgggcaacaagagcaaaactccgtctcaaatttaagaaaagaaagagaaaattgcaCTACAGTAAGCAACAGCACCAGAGCACGCACCGAACCAGAAGCAGTGAGGAAAGGGGTGCGCCAGACCGGGACGGAGGGAGCCCCAGGTGGAGGGACAGATGATTTCGCCTTCTGTTCTATTGACCTGTAAGCCAGGCTTCCCTGCCTGACTCGAGACGGTGGCCCTCGTGAGTACATTTCCtcatatttgtatacatttccTCATATTTGCAAATATGAGTACATTTCCtcatatttgtatacatttcctcatatttgtatacattttcttatatttgcgTCCTAGACCACACCCAATAAATACAGTGACTTTTGCTCATACCCTTGATGAGTTAATTAAACTGTCACTTCCCAACATTTGAAATGAAACAGCCCATAGCAGTCATGATGAAAGAAAGGTAAAATCTGTGCCATTTATTTAGGAATTTCAGATAAATTGTCATAAAagcaaattctttaaaaatttgttgtatTCATCCAAATTAAAGTTATAAAGGCAAGTTGATTTTTCCCACAGATCACTTTCAATTAGTGTTGAAACACCTAAATTCCTAAGaggcatattttaataaattattagctCAAAATGTTTAATGCTTTAAAAGTATCTATACTATGTGAAATTCTGCTCCAAATTAAATTATCATTGTAACAGCACATTTTTACCCAGAGTGTCATGATGACAAACTGGCCTAatattggatttatttttaaaagaccttaaaaatgaaatcacaaatgATGTCGTAAATTTCTTTCATGGCTCGAATACcctgcttcatttattttatagtaattatattgtattataattCAAGTAATTACATTAATTAGATCATTAGTTTAATTCTTTGaattaatcccattttacaaatgcttGGTGAAAATTAATTAAGCCACAGACTCCATACAGGTGTGGCTATCAGGTGGCTCACATAAAGCTTTAGCACAGGTGTTCATGTGTGCATGGGGGGTGTGTGGCGTctgggggagaaagaaaaagggaatttccttttttcttttatgaaattcACCAGATAAGAGTAATTAAATCATCTAATTATAATTATACACATTATAAGTTCATCTATTCCATTCTGAAATCTATGTAACTCCAGATATATGGACAATCTACCCATTTCTACAGATATCCAGGACTGTATGCAACAAGCTTAATAATGCATTCTGAAATGTCAAATAATGTCTGTTCGTGGGTAACAGTTTCTTCTCTGTTGAATATAGTTCCAATCCTTACTGTGGCAGAATCACAGAATAATAGGATGTTAAAATTGAGAGATGTGTTAATGATCTCCCTGGATAATTCCtgctttttaaagatgagaaaacaaaaatatagaattaaattGGATGAAGTCGTACGACTGCTTAGTGAAAGAGTCAGGATTATAGCAATGCTATGAATTGGTGTTGTTCAGTGTTATTTCCCTGAGAAAGCTCCTGTGCTCCTACAGATATGAGACTCAGAAACTGGGCCCTGTGGCTACATCCTGGCTTACAGCCTCTCCAGGCACAATTCTAAAGAAGCATATTAGAACTAGAACCTTCTAAAGAGAAGATGGGGGAGGAAAACACCTAGAAGTCAGTATGCTGGCAACAAGACGGACAGCAATCAGCCTCACGGTGATTAAAGGCACCAACTATAAAATGCACAGTCAATATTTGCTCCCAGGAATAAAACTTTAAATTGGAAGTGAAATATGGCATAGATATGGATAAAGTAAGGTAACAGACAACTAAAATGTCAGCTTGCCGGGAGTGCCTTCCTCAGAACTAATCCCGTGAGTCCCTTCTGGGAATGACACAGCAACACGGCGTTGCTTTTCTGTTTATCGCAATTA harbors:
- the MTNR1A gene encoding melatonin receptor type 1A, whose translation is MPGNGTALPNASQPGPGGDGARPQPSWLASALACVLIFTIVVDVLGNLLVILSVYRNKKLRNAGNIFVVSLAVADLVVAVYPYPLVLTSIFNNGWNLGYLHCQISGFLMGLSVIGSIFNITGIAINRYCYICHSLKYDKLYSSKNSFCYVLLIWLLTLVAVLPNLRAGTLQYDPRIYSCTFAQSVSSAYTIAVVVFHFLVPMIIVIFCYLRIWILVLQVRQRVKPDRKPRLKPQDFRNFVTMFVVFVLFAICWAPLNFIGLAVASDPASMVPRIPEWLFVASYYMAYFNSCLNAIIYGLLNQNFRKEYRRIIVSLCTARMLFVDSSNDVADRVKCKPSPLTTKNNLVKVDSV